From Vitis vinifera cultivar Pinot Noir 40024 chromosome 5, ASM3070453v1, the proteins below share one genomic window:
- the LOC100242545 gene encoding type IV inositol polyphosphate 5-phosphatase 7, translated as MRDGSSKKSKLSWSKTLVRKWFNIKSKTEEFQADEVVCGGGDVEWRTSFSEREPCTIKKSKTEKISKSAERVRQSRIDLDHPRVIDVQNYSIFVTTWNVGGKSPPSNLNLDDWLHASPPADIYVLGFQEIVPLNAGNVLGAEDNGPARKWLSLIRNTLNNLPGTSGSGGCYTPSPIPEPIVELDADFEGSARQKASSFFHRRSFQTTRSWRMDNDPSMTQPRLDRRFSVCDRVIFGHRPSDFDPNFRWGHRPSDYSRWGSSDDDNGPGDSPSTVLFSPISCGGSAPVEEGYRMPGNSRYCLVASKQMVGIFLTVWVRSELRDYVRNMKVSCVGRGLMGYLGNKGSISISMSLHQTSFCFVCSHLTSGQKEGDELRRNSDVMEILRKTRFPRVNDTGDEKSPETILEHDRIIWLGDLNYRIALSYRSAKALVEMQNWRALLENDQLRIEQRRGRVFEGWNEGKIYFPPTYKYSNNSDRYSGDDMHPKEKRRTPAWCDRILWYGGGLHQLSYVRGESRFSDHRPVYSIFWAEVESINSRLKKSTSYSSSRIDVEDFLPYSHGYTELSFF; from the exons ATGAGAGATGGGAGCTCGAAGAAAAGCAAG CTCTCATGGTCAAAAACACTGGTCAGAAAGTGGTTCAATATCAAGAGCAAAACTGAGGAATTTCAGGCAGATGAGGTTGTGTGCGGAG GGGGTGATGTAGAATGGAGGACTAGCTTCTCCGAAAGGGAGCCATGTACAATCAAGAAAAGCAAGACAG AGAAAATAAGCAAGAGTGCAGAGCGGGTCCGGCAGAGCAGAATAGATCTTGACCATCCTCGAGTTATAGATGTGCAGAATTATAG CATCTTTGTTACCACCTGGAATGTGGGCGGAAAATCTCCACCTAGTAATTTGAATCTGGATGATTGGCTCCATGCCTCACCTCCTGCCGACATTTATGTTCTTGG ATTTCAGGAAATAGTTCCTTTGAATGCGGGTAATGTTCTTGGAGCAGAAGATAATGGCCCAGCAAGAAAATGGCTCTCTCTGATTCGGAATACTCTAAATAATCTTCCTGGAACCAGTGGAAGTGGTGGGTGCTATACACCATCACCCATCCCAGAGCCCATTGTAGAACTGGATGCAGATTTTGAGGGATCAGCTAGGCAGAAGGCCTCATCTTTCTTCCATCGCAGATCCTTCCAGACAACCCGCAGCTGGAGAATGGACAATGACCCTTCAATGACTCAACCCCGACTTGATCGGCGATTCAGTGTTTGTGATCGTGTAATCTTTGGTCATAGACCAAGTGACTTTGACCCTAATTTCAGATGGGGTCACAGGCCTAGTGACTATTCCAGATGGGGTTCTTCTGATGATGACAATGGTCCTGGGGATTCACCAAGCACTGTATTATTCTCACCAATCTCTTGTGGAGGTTCTGCACCTGTGGAAGAAGGATATAGAATGCCTGGGAATTCAAGATACTGCTTAGTTGCGAGTAAGCAAATGGTTGGCATATTTCTTACAGTGTGGGTGAGAAGTGAGCTGAGGGATTATGTTCGAAACATGAAAGTCTCTTGTGTTGGCAGGGGATTAATGGGTTACCTTGGAAATAAG GGATCCATCTCGATCAGCATGTCTTTGCACCAAACAAGTTTTTGCTTCGTCTGTAGCCACTTAACCTCAGGACAGAAGGAAGGCGATGAGCTAAGAAGGAACTCTGATGTCATGGAAATCCTCAGGAAGACAAGGTTTCCACGAGTTAATGATACGGGTGATGAGAAATCTCCAGAAACAATTCTTGAGCATGA TCGAATTATTTGGCTTGGGGATTTGAATTATCGTATTGCTCTCTCCTATCGATCTGCCAAGGCACTTGTGGAGATGCAAAACTGGAGGGCTTTGTTAGAGAATGACCAG CTAAGGATAGAACAGAGACGAGGTCGTGTTTTTGAGGGATGGAATGAAGGGAAGATATATTTCCCACCAACATACAAGTATTCAAATAACTCAGACAGATATTCAGGGGATGATATGCACCCCAAGGAGAAACGACGGACACCCGCATG GTGCGATCGTATTTTGTGGTATGGGGGTGGTCTCCATCAATTGTCTTACGTCCGTGGGGAATCTAGATTCTCAGATCATAGACCGGTTTATAGCATATTTTGGGCTGAGGTTGAGTCAATAAATAGCCGATTGAAGAAAAGCACGAGTTATTCTAGTTCAAGGATTGATGTAGAGGACTTCTTGCCATACTCTCATGGATACACTGAACTAAGCTTTTTCTGA
- the LOC100264771 gene encoding ATP-dependent RNA helicase SUV3, mitochondrial, whose product MPSSFLLRRHLSFSGISPTFHGTMEPFHRHLELRFRILVGVCNRIRQFSSSSSTSKLDFMDLTHPHTWYPNARRKSRKVIMHVGPTNSGKTHHALKRLESSSSGIYCGPLRLLAWEVAKRLNKANVPCDMITGQEREEIDGAKHKAMTVEMADVTSDYHCAVIDEIQMLGCRTRGFSFTRALLGISTDELHLCGDVSSVPLIQGILKVTGDDFEVQYYERLSPLVPLNVPLRSFSDIQTGDCIVTFSRRQIYKLKRQIENGGKHLCSVVYGSLPPETRTRQATMFNDATSEFDVLVASDAIGMGLNLNISRIIFSTLKKFDGIEERDLTVPEIKQIAGRAGRFGSKFPDGEVTCMNVKDLPLLHSSLKSLSPVLERAGLFPTFDLLFMHSRFHPTKSLYQMLEHFVDNAKLSSNYFIADCEEMLKVAAIVDELPLGLHDKYLFVISPVDMNNDISSQGLIQFAQTYAKKGIVRLREIFTPGTLQVPKSHSALKELESIYQVLDLYVWLSFRLEDSFLDRELALSQRAICSMLIEGFLERGGWRQPMASSVPSRISSNSLLSQSNKQDL is encoded by the exons ATGCCCTCATCATTCTTACTTCGCCGGCACTTGTCATTCTCCGGCATTTCTCCTACATTTCACG GAACGATGGAGCCCTTCCATCGGCACCTGGAATTGAGGTTCAGAATTCTAGTTGGTGTTTGTAATAGGATAAGGCAGTTCAGCAGCTCCAGTAGTACCTCGAAGCTTGATTTCATGGACCTGAC TCATCCTCATACATGGTACCCAAATGCTCGAAGAAAGAGCCGGAAAGTGATCATGCATGTAGGTCCCACAAATAGTGGTAAAACACACCATGCTCTGAAGCGACTAGAGTCAAGTTCTTCTG GCATATATTGTGGACCTTTAAGACTCTTGGCATGGGAGGTGGCAAAAAGGTTGAACAAGGCAAATGTTCCTTGTGATATGATTACAGGACAAGAGAGAGAGGAAATTGATGGTGCAAAACACAAGGCCATGACTGTTGAGATGGCTGATGTGACCTCGGACTATCATTGTGCTGTCATTGATGAAATTCAG ATGTTGGGATGTAGGACAAGGGGTTTTTCATTTACGCGTGCTCTATTAGGAATTTCTACTGATGAACTTCACCTCTGTGGAGATGTGTCTTCTGTTCCTCTTATTCAGGGAATACTTAAGGTGACAGGAGATGATTTTGAG GTTCAATATTATGAGAGACTTTCACCTCTAGTTCCATTGAATGTTCCTCTCAGATCCTTTTCTGATATACAAACAGGCGACTGCATTGTAACTTTTTCACGTCGTCAAATATACAAGTTAAAG AGACAAATTGAAAATGGGGGGAAGCATCTTTGTTCTGTAGTTTATGGTTCACTGCCACCAGAGACTCGAACAAGACAG GCAACAATGTTCAATGATGCAACCAGCGAGTTTGATGTTCTTGTGGCTAGTGATGCCATTGGGATGGGTCTTAATCTGAACATTTCTAGAATCATATTTTCAACATTGAAAAAATTTGATGGCATAGAGGAGCGGGATCTCACTGTACCAGAGATCAAACAAATTGCAG GGAGAGCTGGCAGGTTTGGATCAAAATTTCCTGATGGTGAAGTGACTTGTATGAATGTGAAGGATCTACCCTTGCTACATTCATCACTGAAATCCCTATCTCCTGTTCTAGAG CGTGCTGGATTATTTCCAACCTTTGATCTCTTGTTTATGCATTCACGTTTTCATCCAACAAAAAGCCTCTATCAGATGTTG GAGCATTTTGTAGATAATGCCAAATTATCTTCAAACTATTTCATTGCTGATTGTGAAGAAATGTTG AAAGTTGCTGCAATCGTTGATGAGTTGCCCCTTGGGTTGCATGATAAGTACCTTTTTGTCATTAG TCCAGTTGACATGAACAATGACATTTCATCTCAGGGTCTTATACAG TTTGCACAAACTTATGCGAAGAAGGGCATTGTTCGACTTCGGGAAATATTTACACCAGGGACACTTCAAGTGCCGAAATCACATTCTGCACTTAAGGAGCTTGAATCCATTTACCAG GTATTGGATCTTTATGTGTGGCTGAGTTTCCGATTGGAGGATTCGTTCCTAGACCGTGAGCTGGCATTGTCACAGAGGGCCATCTGTAGCAT GTTGATTGAGGGGTTCCTGGAAAGAGGAGGGTGGCGACAGCCAATGGCAAGTAGTGTGCCCTCTCGCATTAGCTCAAATTCTCTTTTATCACAATCAAACAAGCAAGATCTGTGA
- the LOC104879257 gene encoding disease resistance protein RPM1 yields MESAPFDIVQGFKAPKGIDTLKNLQKLSFVKASGQHRMSRKHRMIQGLDNITQLRKLGIVELAEEHGASLCLSIEKMPNLHSLNVTSLNKEEPLELDAMTNPSPLLQRLYLRGPLERFPRWVSSLHDLERIRLKWSSLTENPIAALQNLPNLTELQLLDAYTGTQLDFNSGKFQKLKILDLEQLKQLRFIIMEDGTLPCLQKLIIRQCNELEPVPVGIDRLHHLNEQHLCDMPEKFVAQLKKNGGQFRRLGHHILCIDSYNQGQLKDLS; encoded by the coding sequence ATGGAAAGTGCACCTTTTGATATTGTTCAGGGGTTCAAGGCACCAAAGGGGATCGACACATTGAAGAACCTACAAAAGCTATCATTTGTAAAGGCGAGTGGGCAGCACAGAATGAGTCGGAAGCACAGAATGATACAAGGGCTCGACAATATTACGCAGTTGAGGAAGCTGGGCATTGTAGAACTAGCAGAAGAACATGGGGCGAGCTTGTGCCTCTCAATTGAAAAGATGCCAAATCTCCACTCCTTGAATGTAACCTCCCTTAATAAGGAGGAGCCTCTGGAGCTTGATGCAATGACCAATCCATCGCCCCTTCTTCAACGCTTGTACCTCAGAGGGCCTTTGGAAAGGTTTCCACGGTGGGTATCTTCTCTACATGACCTGGAGAGAATACGCCTAAAATGGTCTTCACTCACAGAAAACCCGATTGCAGCTCTTCAAAACCTCCCAAATCTGACAGAGTTGCAGTTGCTTGATGCATACACTGGAACCCAGTTGGACTTCAACTCAGGAAAATTTCAGAAGCTTAAGATATTAGACCTTGAGCAATTGAAACAGCTGAGGTTTATCATAATGGAAGATGGCACATTGCCTTGCCTACAAAAGCTGATCATAAGGCAATGCAATGAGCTGGAACCTGTCCCCGTTGGTATTGACAGGCTCCATCATCTCAATGAGCAGCACCTCTGCGATATGCCTGAGAAATTCGTGGCCCAGCTGAAGAAAAACGGTGGTCAATTTCGCCGTCTGGGTCACCATATTCTGTGTATTGATTCATATAACCAGGGCCAGTTGAAAGATCTTTCTTGA